The nucleotide window ATTTCCTGGGGAAGCTCGTTTAAATGGTAATCGGTGCCTATATTATGCACTCTCGCTATTTCGGTAAGAAGCCTCACATCCTTTATGTTGGTCTTGCAGATATTGATATTGAAGAACAGGATATAGTTATATTTCTTTTGCCTCTCGAGAAGGTAGCGAAACTGCGGCTCTATGGACATAAGCGCTTTTGGCATGCCCTTTGTGGCCTTTACGCAGTCGACTGCGAGGTTGATGGATGCAATCCCTGCTGCCCCAAGCTCGTCTATGAAGGGCTTATCCATAAGATACCCGTTGGTTGCAAGGTTCATCAGCATGCCTTTACTGTTGCCGTACTCGACTATCTTTAATATCAAATCCTTTCTTACGAGCGGCTCTCCGCCCGTTATGCCTATGACGCCGCACCCGAGCGACTTTAGCCAATCGAGCGAGGCCTTGGCCGTTTCCCAGGTCATGCCCGGCTGGTCTTCCTTATAAAGGAAGCAATAATGACAGCTGAAGTTGCACTTCCAATCGGTTACGAGAAATCCTATCAAGGGCCTCAATTCGCCCTTTTTGCTTAAACGCGAGTTTACGTACGGAACAACCCAGTTCTTTACCGCCCTGACGCCGTTGTATCCCTTGTAATACAATTTCCTGGCTCTCATCAAAGCACCTCCGTTAACTTACGGTTTTTCGTTCATTGAACAAAAAAGAACGCAAATTACCGATAGTTTACCATGAAAAACAGGATATTGCCATCTGTTTAAATGAGCTGGGATTTGTCGCACAAGACATGTCAAGTGAAATACACGCAAAGACAGGCCTGTTCGTTAGAAACGCAGCATTACCGATACAATAAAGTTTTAACTGGGTTATAGTCTTACGCCTGGCAGGGGGTGCCTTTGGGAACGCGGCGCTTTATCTTCTTGCAGAATACGGCATTAAAGGTCATGCAGCTTTTCGCGGCACTTGTAGCGACCTCGGCCTTTGCATGCGCGCAGTCGAAGCTGCAAAAAAGCGGCTCGGGCTGTTTCGCCGATACGCGCTGGCTTTTCTTCGGCGCCTTTTTCATCCGACCTCGTTATACGGCCTTACGCGAAATACCACCCCTATGTCGTCCTCCGCTATCTTCCTGCAGGCCTCGATATCGAGCCCTGGGACCGCGACTACCGTTGCAACGACCTTTGCGATAAACCGCTTTGCCTCTTTCAGGAAAAATAGTATTGCAGGATGCGCCTTTTCGCCAAACGGAGTTTGACATAGTTTTTCATAAGTCGCCGCATCCGGGGCATTCAGGCTTACCGATATGACATCCACGAACATCAGCTCCGAAAGGATGTTTTTCTTGTTATAAAGGTTCGCGAGACCGTCCGTGTTTATGCGGATTTTAGCGCCCTTACGTTTAAGTGTCGTGCCGAGTTCCTTAACAAGGTCGAAGCGTATGAGCGGCTCGCCGTACCCGCAAAACACCACCTCATCGTATTCCTTCACCTCTTTGCCAAGAGCATTGATGGCGTCGAGTATCTCGAACATCGAAGGCTCTTTCTCAAGCTCAAGGTAATGGCCCTTTACAACGTAATCGCCATCGTTCTTTGCGCAGAAGGTGCATTTATTGGAGCAGCGGTTCGTTATGTTCAGATAAAGAGAGTTCCGTATGACATAGGCGATCTCTGCCTTTTTCGCTTCCTTTGGCGCAAGGCCGAAGAAGCTCTCGATATTACGCGCCGTTATCCTCGCCACATCGCCGACACTTAGCCGCTTAATCTCGGCTATCTTCTTTGCCGTTTCCACAACGTGCGCAGGCTCGCACCTTTTGCCGCGATACGGCACAGGCGCAAGGTACGGACAATCGGTCTCAATAAACATCTTTTCTATAGGCACTGCCTTTACAACTGCTCTAAGTTCCTCTGCCTTCGGGAATGTCACCACACCGGTAAAGGACAGGTAATAACCCGCGTCAACTGCCTCCCGTGCCATCTTTTCGGTGCCCGAGAAACAATGTATGACAACGTTCTTCGCGCCTTCGTTTTTAAGGATTGCCATGGTCTCGTCGTCAGCCTCGCGCGAATGCACGATTAGCGGCAGATTAAGCTCTTTGGCAAGGCGGATCTGGCGCGTAAAAACTTCACGCTGCTTGTCCTTTGGAGAATGAGTATAGTGAAAATCCAGGCCTGTTTCGCCGATTGCGACAATCTTTTTTTCCTTGGCAAGGCTTTTAAGACGCTCAAACGGCGTTTCATCCACAGCATCCTTTGCGTCATGCGGATGCACTCCTGCGGCAGCCTTTATGAAATCGCCGTCCGCGATTTTCATAAGCTTGTCTAAATTGTCCTTGGCCTTCCAGCAGCCGACACTTATGACGTGCTTTAGCCCGGCTGCCTTTGCCCTGGCTATAACATCGGGAAGGTCGGCGTCGAACTTGTCTTCGTCGAGATGCGCGTGCGAGTCTATGAACTGGTTTTTATTTTCCATTGTCCTCTAAAAACAAAAGAACCCGGACAGGGTTCCGAAAAAGTTTTATCGCCAGGCCTGCTACTCCATCTTCGGGAATAACGGCGCGCCCTTTACGACCTTCGAGCCGCCAACCACGCGGCCTCCCCATTTCACTTCGCTATCAAAGGAAACCGTATCTATCTTTTCGGCAATGCCGAGCGAATCCCATATTTTTTGCGCTGAAGAAGGCATGAACGGATACACATACACCGCGATTATGCGAAGCCCCTCGGTAAGCGTGTATAAGACCTCCGAGAGCTCGTCATCCTTACCCTCTTTTGCAAGCGTCCACGGCGCGCTCCTGTCAACATGCTCGTTCAACGCGCCGACAAGAATATTGATTACATGATAACCGACGACGTTATAGAACTCGAGGTTATCCATGTGGTCGACATAGCGCGGGGCCTGCGAAGCGAACTCTTTTACTATTGCCTCGCTTCCCTTGCCCTCTGGCACAACGCCGCCCCTGTACTTCTCTATCATCGATACGGTTCTGGAAAGAAGATTACCAAGCCCGTTTGCAAGCTCGCTATTGATGCGCATCTTAAGGGCTGCCTCGGAAAAATCCCCGTCATTGCCAAAGGGCACCTCTCTAAGGAGAAAATACCTGAACTGGTCCGTGCCGTAAGTTTCCGCTATCTTAAACGGGTCAACGACGTTACCTAGCGACTTGCTCATCTTTTTCCCTTCAACGGTCCACCAGCCGTGCGCAAAGACGGTTCTTGGCATTTCAACCCCCGCGCTCTTTAAAAACGCAGGCCAGTACACGGAATGAAAACGCAAGATGTCCTTACCGATAATATGCACGTCAGCAGGCCATGTCTTTGTATAAACATTACCCGGATATCCCGTGGCAGTAAGATAGTTGGTAAGTGCATCGAACCAGACATACATCACGTGCTCGGGATTATCTGGCACTGCTATGCCCCACTTGAATGTCGTTCTTGAGACCGATAAGTCCCGGAGGCCTTCCTTTAAGAAGCTGACTATTTCGTTTTTCTTGGCCTCTGGCTCTATGAACGACGGGTTTTCGGATATATAAGTAAGCAGCCATTCTCTGTAAGAGGACAATTTGAAGAAGTAGCTCGCTTCCTTAAGCTTCTCTACCGCTCGGCCACAGTCCGGGCACTTGCCGTCCTTAAGCTGCGTCTCCGTTATAAAGGTTTCGCACGGCGTGCAGTACCAGTCTTCGTACTCTCCAAGATATATATCGCCGTTTCCAACCGCCTTATCCCACATGACCTTTACAGCCGCACGGTGCCTGTCTTCCGTGGTGCGGATAAAATCGTCGTTCGAGATATTAAGGATCTTCCAGAGTTCCTTATATCTGCTGACGACCTTATCGGCAAGCTCCTTTGGAGATATGCCCTGCTCGGATGCCGCCTTCTCGACCTTCTGTCCGTGCTCGTCCGTGCCAGTCAGGAAAAACACATTCTCCTGCCCAAGCTTCAAACGCTTATACCTCGCCAGCGTGTCAGCCGCGACAGTGGTATACGCGTGTCCGATGTGCGGGATGTCGTTTACGTAATAGATGGGGGTGGTGATGTAAAACTTCTTCATCTACTGTCCTGGTTCCTTGTCCTTTATATCCTTCGAAGAGGCTTCCGGACCGCGCTGCTCCGAAGCGCCTTTTTCAGCCTGCCCCTGTCCACCCTGAGCGCCCTGAGCGCCAACCCTCTCGCCGCGCTTTCTGTTCCTGCCCCTGCGCCTCCGGTTTCTTCCCCTGCCACGCCTGTCATCGCGCTGCTGTTCGCCGGCAGCAGACGTGCCGACAACTGGCGCGCCTGCCGCAGCCGCGCCTTCGGCCTGCACAGGAGCCGTCTCGCCGCCCAAAGCAGCGCCCGGTGCTTTAACATCCTTACGTTCGCCGCGATCCATGCGCCTTGGCTCGCGCCCTGCTCGTTCTCCCTGGCGTTTGAACCTTTCCCTGCCATGCTCATGGCGCTTTTCTCCGGGCCGCTTCTCAAAAGCGGGCTTCGCTGCCGCCTCACCCGGCTGCCCTGGGGCTGCCGCAGTATCACCGCAGCCTGTGCACGAATGTTCTTTCTTCTTGTCCTTTTTATGGCACGGCCCGTCGTGCTCGTAACTCAAGCAGCACATCAGACGGCCGCATATGCCGGAAATCTTTTGTGGATTAAGCGCCAGGTTCTGGTCCTTCGCCATCCTAACGGTCACGGGAGCGAAGTTCGTAAGAAATGACGCGCAGCAAAGCTCTCTGCCGCAGGGGCCAAACCCTCCGGCGAACTTGGCCTCGTCCCTGACTCCAATCTGCTTCATTTCTATTCTGGTATAGAACTTTGCGGCGAGGTCTCGCACAAGGTCTCTAAAGTCAACGCGGTTCTCTGCAGTAAAAAAGAATATCGCCTTGCTCGAATCGAAAAGATACTCGACCCCAACAAGCTTCATCGGCAGCTTGTACTTGACTATCAGATCCTTGCAGGCGGCGTGGGCCTCCTTTTCGCGGCCTTCGTTAAAGGAGTTTCTCTCCATGTCCACGGTATCGGCCTTCCTGACTATTTTCTTTAGCGCGTGAACAACGCTTGCCTCGTCCTTCGCAATCGGCGCCGATACCACACGCGCGAACCCGATGCCCTTTTCCACCTCTACTATGACGTTATCCCCGGCGCTAAGCTCTATAGCACCGGCGTCGAACGAATATATCTTCCCGGCCTTCTTGAACCTTACGCCGGCTACCATTACCATATCAATTTCTCCCTTTCTTCTATCCTGCCCGGCCGGCCATGCGCGCGAGCAATGCCTCCATGGCAAGCTGCGCGTTATCGTAATACGGCACCGATATCCTGCCAAGAGAATGCTCTACTTCGAAAAACGCCTTTGCGTACGCGTCCTGCGTATTAACAGAAGAAGCCGTAAGCCCTTCTGCCGCGAGTTCCGGGCACCCGGCAGCCGTGACAGCGAGGTCTCTGAGTCTCGACTTGAGGAATTCGAGCATCTCCGTAAGCGACTCGTCCTTGGCCAAATTCTCCGCAAACCCTATCAACGCTAAGACCGAGCCCCTGGCAGAGGCGAATTTTTCGAAGAACTCGCGCCGCCTCTCTATCATGCCATCTTCTATCATTCTTATCGAACGTGAAACGCTTCCGTTACCCAGCCTCGCGGCAGCTAAAGCGTCTTCAGAAGACACGCCGCACGTCTTCTCTACAATCGGCGCCATCTCCGAGGCCTTAAGCGCGGAGAACGCCACCCTCTGGCACCTTGAGAGTATCGTAGGCAGCATCGAGTATAACTTCGACGATACGAGTATTATGACCGCGTTCCCAGGCGGCTCCTCGAGTGTTTTAAGGAACACGTTGGCAGCGGACTTCTGCATGGTCTCTGCCGCGTCCACTATCGCAACAACGCGCCCGGTCTCGGCCTTATACCGAAGAGCGCGCTGAAGGTCCCGTATCTCGTCGGCCTTAAGCGTCTTATCTTCGGGCGCAATATTTATGATATTCATGTTCGCCCCTGCAAACGACGCGCGGCACGGCTCGCAGCCCCCGCATGCCTCGTTACTATCCTCGTAACGCTCGCAGTTTAGCGCAGCTGCGAAGGCGAGCGCGGCCTTTCTCTTGCCAACGCCCTCTGGCCCGAAGAACACGTACGCGTGCGCCACCCTGTCAGCGCTTACCGAACGCCTTAGCATATCAAGCGCGTTCTTTTGCCCGTATATCTTTGAAAACATCATATTACTTTTGCCATCCTCAAGGCATCCTGTGCTGCCATGCGTATATCGGCATGCACCGCCTCGACACTGCGGTTGCCGTCAAAAACCTTTATCCTTCTCTCGAGCCTTGCCAGCCAGTGATACCCGTTTCTCACCCTCTCATGGAACATCCGCGCCTCTCTCTCGAAACGGTCGGCGCCCGGGGCCGCGGCCTCATTTCTACTGTTAGCCCTGGCAAGCCCGACATCTATCGGACAATCTATGAGGATTGTAAGATCG belongs to Deltaproteobacteria bacterium and includes:
- a CDS encoding radical SAM protein; amino-acid sequence: MRARKLYYKGYNGVRAVKNWVVPYVNSRLSKKGELRPLIGFLVTDWKCNFSCHYCFLYKEDQPGMTWETAKASLDWLKSLGCGVIGITGGEPLVRKDLILKIVEYGNSKGMLMNLATNGYLMDKPFIDELGAAGIASINLAVDCVKATKGMPKALMSIEPQFRYLLERQKKYNYILFFNINICKTNIKDVRLLTEIARVHNIGTDYHLNELPQEMANTEHYKNLENDLWITPDMHAEIDELIDWLKERQKSGWAMVNPPEHFNVLKKRMRGSIPPWDCRAGQNGLVIRPDGTLTPCYILLTNENDWGSIGAPKFDKKTLDAMKKKCVPECTSICFYALGHYYDASNLYGWVRQHTRMG
- a CDS encoding YchF/TatD family DNA exonuclease, which gives rise to MENKNQFIDSHAHLDEDKFDADLPDVIARAKAAGLKHVISVGCWKAKDNLDKLMKIADGDFIKAAAGVHPHDAKDAVDETPFERLKSLAKEKKIVAIGETGLDFHYTHSPKDKQREVFTRQIRLAKELNLPLIVHSREADDETMAILKNEGAKNVVIHCFSGTEKMAREAVDAGYYLSFTGVVTFPKAEELRAVVKAVPIEKMFIETDCPYLAPVPYRGKRCEPAHVVETAKKIAEIKRLSVGDVARITARNIESFFGLAPKEAKKAEIAYVIRNSLYLNITNRCSNKCTFCAKNDGDYVVKGHYLELEKEPSMFEILDAINALGKEVKEYDEVVFCGYGEPLIRFDLVKELGTTLKRKGAKIRINTDGLANLYNKKNILSELMFVDVISVSLNAPDAATYEKLCQTPFGEKAHPAILFFLKEAKRFIAKVVATVVAVPGLDIEACRKIAEDDIGVVFRVRPYNEVG
- the metG gene encoding methionine--tRNA ligase translates to MKKFYITTPIYYVNDIPHIGHAYTTVAADTLARYKRLKLGQENVFFLTGTDEHGQKVEKAASEQGISPKELADKVVSRYKELWKILNISNDDFIRTTEDRHRAAVKVMWDKAVGNGDIYLGEYEDWYCTPCETFITETQLKDGKCPDCGRAVEKLKEASYFFKLSSYREWLLTYISENPSFIEPEAKKNEIVSFLKEGLRDLSVSRTTFKWGIAVPDNPEHVMYVWFDALTNYLTATGYPGNVYTKTWPADVHIIGKDILRFHSVYWPAFLKSAGVEMPRTVFAHGWWTVEGKKMSKSLGNVVDPFKIAETYGTDQFRYFLLREVPFGNDGDFSEAALKMRINSELANGLGNLLSRTVSMIEKYRGGVVPEGKGSEAIVKEFASQAPRYVDHMDNLEFYNVVGYHVINILVGALNEHVDRSAPWTLAKEGKDDELSEVLYTLTEGLRIIAVYVYPFMPSSAQKIWDSLGIAEKIDTVSFDSEVKWGGRVVGGSKVVKGAPLFPKME
- a CDS encoding stage 0 sporulation family protein translates to MVMVAGVRFKKAGKIYSFDAGAIELSAGDNVIVEVEKGIGFARVVSAPIAKDEASVVHALKKIVRKADTVDMERNSFNEGREKEAHAACKDLIVKYKLPMKLVGVEYLFDSSKAIFFFTAENRVDFRDLVRDLAAKFYTRIEMKQIGVRDEAKFAGGFGPCGRELCCASFLTNFAPVTVRMAKDQNLALNPQKISGICGRLMCCLSYEHDGPCHKKDKKKEHSCTGCGDTAAAPGQPGEAAAKPAFEKRPGEKRHEHGRERFKRQGERAGREPRRMDRGERKDVKAPGAALGGETAPVQAEGAAAAGAPVVGTSAAGEQQRDDRRGRGRNRRRRGRNRKRGERVGAQGAQGGQGQAEKGASEQRGPEASSKDIKDKEPGQ